The Algoriphagus sanaruensis genome window below encodes:
- a CDS encoding TldD/PmbA family protein codes for MAILTKEEAKAIIDKVLSFAQADETEVTLSGGRTGNIRYARNTVNTSGETDEIGLSITSVFGKKSGSTTINELDDESLKRAVARAEEIARLAPENPEYMPMLGPQTYAEAKTFAPATNSINPDYRAQLAIDSIKPCKDNNLTAAGYLEDFSGFVATGNSKGLFGYNQRTSVDFTVTVRTADGTGSGYAGRDFNDASLLKAGPVTNIAVQKARASVNAQAIEPGKYTVILEPMAANDLLRLLTFGMDARSADEGRSFLSKKGGGTKIGEKLFDERVNIYSDPNHPDIPAAPWTAEGLPAEKTTWVENGVVKNMFYSRYWAQKQGVNPVPRPSGVIFEGGDQSLADMIRNTERGVLVTRFWYIRAVDPQTLLYTGLTRDGTFYIENGQIKFPVKNFRFNESPIIMLNNIEAMGKPERTGGNMVPPMKIRDFTFTSLSDAV; via the coding sequence ATGGCTATACTAACCAAAGAAGAAGCAAAAGCGATTATCGATAAGGTTTTATCTTTTGCTCAAGCAGACGAGACAGAAGTTACCCTCAGTGGTGGTCGGACTGGCAATATTCGATATGCAAGAAATACGGTAAATACCAGTGGAGAAACAGATGAAATTGGATTAAGCATTACCTCTGTTTTTGGAAAAAAATCAGGTTCTACGACCATCAATGAGCTCGATGATGAATCACTCAAGCGAGCAGTAGCTCGAGCTGAAGAGATCGCTCGTCTTGCTCCTGAAAATCCTGAGTACATGCCAATGCTAGGTCCTCAAACTTATGCTGAAGCTAAAACATTCGCTCCAGCAACTAATTCGATTAATCCAGACTATCGAGCGCAACTTGCGATCGATTCCATTAAGCCTTGTAAAGACAATAACTTGACTGCAGCTGGGTATTTGGAGGATTTTTCAGGATTTGTAGCGACAGGAAATAGCAAAGGCCTTTTTGGCTATAACCAAAGAACATCGGTAGATTTTACAGTTACCGTTCGGACAGCAGATGGAACAGGCTCAGGCTATGCTGGGAGAGATTTCAATGATGCAAGCTTATTGAAGGCTGGTCCAGTAACCAATATTGCCGTGCAAAAAGCTCGTGCGTCAGTGAATGCCCAGGCGATTGAACCAGGAAAATATACGGTGATTCTCGAGCCTATGGCTGCCAATGATCTTCTTAGATTATTGACTTTCGGAATGGATGCAAGAAGTGCAGATGAGGGGAGAAGTTTCCTTAGTAAAAAGGGTGGAGGTACCAAAATTGGAGAAAAGCTCTTCGACGAACGCGTAAATATTTATTCAGATCCGAATCATCCTGATATTCCTGCTGCACCTTGGACTGCCGAGGGCCTTCCAGCCGAAAAAACAACTTGGGTAGAAAATGGTGTCGTGAAAAACATGTTCTACTCCCGCTATTGGGCGCAAAAGCAAGGTGTTAATCCTGTTCCAAGACCTAGTGGGGTGATTTTCGAAGGTGGGGATCAATCTCTCGCGGATATGATCAGAAATACGGAACGAGGTGTTTTGGTGACTCGCTTTTGGTATATCCGAGCGGTAGATCCTCAGACTTTGCTCTACACGGGACTTACCCGAGACGGTACTTTTTATATAGAAAATGGTCAGATCAAATTCCCAGTGAAAAACTTCCGATTCAATGAGAGTCCGATTATCATGCTGAATAACATCGAAGCAATGGGTAAACCAGAGCGAACTGGTGGAAATATGGTTCCACCGATGAAGATTCGTGACTTTACCTTTACTTCATTGTCTGACGCTGTTTAA
- a CDS encoding DUF4159 domain-containing protein, with amino-acid sequence MKTTNFFFTRIKYTSGNWDTDQRMPSNILHSLVEYTTIPVDEKERVIELSSEEIYKSPFCYLSGHKLVEFTQQERQIFKNYVERGGFVFVDDCNHDIDGLFAKSFEKEMERTFGPESLQKIPNDHWLYRCFFKFEDGPPTTSFELNGWGDDLVHDYLKAIEINGRIGVLYSNKDYGCEWDYDFRNKRFNKIDNTRFGVNIVVYALT; translated from the coding sequence ATGAAAACAACCAACTTCTTCTTCACCCGAATCAAATACACTTCTGGCAATTGGGATACGGATCAACGTATGCCCTCCAATATCCTGCATAGTTTGGTGGAATACACCACGATTCCGGTGGACGAAAAAGAGCGAGTGATCGAGCTGAGTAGTGAAGAAATCTACAAAAGCCCATTTTGCTACCTCAGCGGGCACAAGCTCGTGGAGTTTACCCAGCAAGAGCGGCAGATTTTCAAAAACTATGTGGAGCGGGGTGGTTTTGTCTTTGTGGATGACTGCAATCATGATATCGACGGGCTTTTTGCCAAATCCTTTGAAAAGGAAATGGAGCGAACTTTTGGTCCGGAATCTTTACAAAAAATCCCCAATGACCACTGGCTTTATCGATGTTTCTTCAAGTTTGAAGATGGTCCTCCGACTACCTCCTTCGAGCTTAATGGTTGGGGAGATGACTTGGTTCATGACTATTTGAAAGCCATTGAGATCAATGGTCGAATCGGAGTGCTATACAGCAATAAGGATTACGGCTGTGAGTGGGATTACGATTTTCGAAATAAACGATTTAATAAAATTGACAATACCCGCTTTGGGGTCAATATTGTCGTGTATGCTTTAACATAA
- a CDS encoding AAA family ATPase — translation METALIQYQELVGKIPQLKKEIAKVIVGQEEVLDEVIITLLAGGHCLLEGVPGLAKTLMVKTISQVMELSFKRIQFTPDLMPGDILGTEILEEDHSTGRKFFQFNQGPIFANMVLADEINRTPPKTQAALLEAMQEKLVTYAGKNYALPNPFLIIATQNPIEQSGTYPLPEAQLDRFLLYIKLGYPSEKEELEVLEKTTGTYQSSPQKVLSGEDVKQLQELSRQVHLDSSLLGYINRLIRATRLENTSVSEVKTYVEWGAGTRAGQALVLCAKARAIVKGRFSVIPEDIQQLIYPVLRHRISLHFRAEAEQIDTDFIIRKIVEQVPVHAK, via the coding sequence TTGGAGACGGCACTCATTCAATATCAAGAGCTGGTGGGTAAAATTCCACAGCTTAAAAAGGAAATAGCAAAAGTTATCGTAGGTCAGGAGGAAGTTCTTGATGAGGTCATCATCACTTTGCTTGCAGGAGGGCATTGTCTTTTGGAAGGGGTACCCGGACTTGCCAAAACTCTTATGGTAAAAACCATTTCTCAGGTAATGGAGCTGAGTTTTAAGCGGATTCAGTTTACGCCAGATTTGATGCCGGGGGATATTTTGGGGACGGAAATCCTAGAGGAAGACCACAGTACGGGGCGTAAATTTTTCCAATTTAATCAAGGTCCCATTTTCGCTAACATGGTTTTGGCGGATGAGATCAACCGAACCCCTCCTAAAACTCAGGCTGCTTTGCTGGAAGCCATGCAGGAAAAGTTGGTCACCTATGCCGGGAAAAATTATGCTTTGCCTAATCCTTTTTTGATCATTGCTACCCAAAACCCAATTGAGCAAAGTGGTACCTATCCCTTGCCTGAAGCTCAATTAGACCGATTTCTCTTATACATCAAGCTGGGGTATCCTTCAGAAAAAGAAGAACTAGAGGTATTGGAAAAAACCACCGGTACCTATCAATCCTCGCCCCAAAAAGTGCTCAGTGGAGAAGATGTAAAACAGCTTCAAGAATTGTCCCGTCAAGTTCATTTGGATTCCTCCCTATTGGGTTATATCAATAGGCTGATTAGAGCAACCCGATTGGAAAACACCTCAGTATCCGAAGTGAAAACGTATGTAGAATGGGGGGCAGGAACTCGTGCCGGCCAGGCATTGGTGCTTTGTGCCAAAGCAAGAGCGATCGTAAAAGGAAGATTTTCTGTAATTCCCGAGGATATCCAGCAACTCATTTACCCAGTTCTGAGACACCGAATTTCATTGCATTTCAGAGCGGAAGCGGAGCAAATAGACACCGATTTCATCATTCGAAAAATCGTCGAACAAGTCCCAGTTCATGCCAAGTAA
- a CDS encoding DUF58 domain-containing protein — MPSNLEIIKLKDLRLSARLISQQLRQGIHSGVRVGIGSEFEQYRHYQPGDDPSRIDWKYFSRSGKHMIKESTTESNLQIRLMLDLSGSMNYSENGFSRLEYAKNLLASLAYLGFLQGDALSFYTLEEGKMEQKVSPSAKSFQRILGILENAEAKGTWPMQPISSPFFQSRDRELVIWVSDFLQKDSEWESLIQQFQHPRKELLLIQILGQHELEFNLDGALVFKDLESTLEIMQNGRGMRLEFQRKFKSYLDQLDRTFQGKNVHLLRTAMNEPLAAVIRKILTFKNLV; from the coding sequence ATGCCAAGTAATTTGGAGATTATCAAACTCAAAGACCTTCGCCTGTCAGCTCGACTGATCAGTCAGCAATTGAGACAGGGGATCCATTCCGGTGTTCGGGTTGGGATAGGAAGTGAGTTTGAGCAATATCGGCATTACCAGCCGGGAGACGATCCCAGCAGAATTGATTGGAAGTATTTTTCCCGATCAGGAAAGCACATGATCAAAGAATCAACCACCGAAAGCAATCTTCAAATTCGTTTGATGCTTGATCTTTCAGGTTCGATGAATTATTCCGAAAACGGCTTTTCAAGGTTGGAATATGCCAAAAATCTCTTGGCTTCGCTGGCCTATCTCGGCTTTCTTCAAGGAGATGCCTTGAGTTTTTACACTTTGGAAGAAGGAAAAATGGAGCAAAAAGTGAGTCCTTCGGCCAAGAGCTTTCAACGCATTTTAGGGATTTTGGAAAACGCTGAAGCAAAAGGTACATGGCCGATGCAACCAATTTCTTCCCCCTTTTTTCAGAGTCGTGATCGTGAATTGGTGATTTGGGTCTCTGACTTTTTACAAAAGGATTCGGAATGGGAAAGTTTAATCCAGCAATTTCAGCATCCCAGAAAGGAACTTTTGCTCATTCAGATTTTAGGACAGCATGAATTAGAGTTCAATTTGGATGGAGCACTGGTTTTTAAAGACTTGGAATCCACCTTGGAGATCATGCAAAATGGGCGTGGGATGAGGCTGGAATTTCAGAGGAAATTTAAGTCCTACCTAGATCAACTTGATCGAACCTTTCAAGGTAAAAATGTGCACTTACTACGCACTGCCATGAATGAGCCCCTAGCTGCAGTTATTCGGAAGATTTTAACATTTAAAAATCTGGTCTGA
- a CDS encoding BatA domain-containing protein produces the protein MEWIRPTLLWGLLGLLVPVMIHLWNRKKERVIYWAAMTWLNQEESQSSRSLKLENWILLVIRMILLFLLVVLLAGIFWSGLDLKSQESKILHLVLPEEQVVEEFRFELAQAKESGQSVFWLASGFPSFSFESIKSLEFSAENLQSYLDEIPEQVDSLYIYTSLESSIFPKSTYWVPVNPKFKIATISKVKPKYPSFRLGSGEVLTVDQVGNLVKLPEQNVESSRPFEPISVAFIELTENKKVEILRALTAIQEVYGLTFQEVDSAFAQFIFSDILPSSLLEGQFIFLTGNQEFANSNQKYALASSSFQTWDQITRKGILPELILAQILKKIGFENKVAPISFSQLEQKFQLIPTAQKAQVANTNELILALFLGLFFLERFLAYRTRL, from the coding sequence ATGGAGTGGATTCGGCCAACTTTACTTTGGGGACTTTTGGGCTTATTGGTTCCAGTAATGATCCACCTTTGGAATCGAAAAAAGGAGCGGGTGATTTATTGGGCAGCAATGACCTGGCTGAATCAGGAGGAATCCCAGTCCAGCCGATCGCTTAAGTTAGAAAACTGGATATTGTTAGTCATCCGAATGATTCTTCTTTTCCTTTTAGTCGTGTTGCTAGCAGGGATTTTTTGGAGTGGTTTGGATTTGAAATCCCAAGAATCCAAAATTCTTCATCTTGTCTTGCCTGAAGAGCAAGTCGTGGAGGAATTTCGATTTGAACTAGCGCAGGCTAAAGAGTCTGGGCAATCGGTGTTTTGGTTAGCTTCTGGTTTTCCGAGCTTTTCCTTTGAGTCTATTAAAAGTCTAGAATTTTCAGCCGAAAACCTCCAAAGTTATTTGGATGAAATCCCAGAGCAGGTGGACTCACTCTATATCTATACTTCTTTAGAGTCTTCCATTTTTCCCAAAAGTACCTATTGGGTACCTGTTAATCCCAAATTTAAAATTGCTACGATCTCTAAGGTCAAGCCGAAATATCCCTCTTTTCGTTTAGGTTCCGGAGAGGTGCTTACAGTTGATCAGGTTGGGAATTTGGTCAAATTGCCTGAGCAAAACGTCGAGTCATCTCGTCCTTTCGAACCTATTTCAGTGGCCTTTATAGAGTTGACTGAAAATAAGAAAGTTGAAATTCTAAGAGCCCTAACAGCCATCCAAGAAGTATATGGGTTGACATTTCAAGAGGTGGATTCTGCCTTCGCTCAATTTATTTTTTCTGACATTCTTCCTTCAAGTTTGTTAGAAGGTCAGTTTATATTTTTAACAGGTAATCAGGAGTTTGCAAATTCAAATCAAAAATACGCTTTAGCATCTTCGAGCTTCCAAACTTGGGATCAAATCACTCGAAAAGGAATTCTCCCAGAATTGATTCTTGCTCAGATTTTGAAAAAAATTGGATTTGAAAATAAAGTAGCTCCCATTAGCTTTTCTCAGTTGGAGCAGAAATTTCAACTCATTCCAACTGCTCAAAAAGCGCAAGTCGCCAATACGAATGAATTGATTCTAGCTCTCTTTTTGGGTTTGTTTTTTCTGGAACGTTTCCTAGCATATCGTACTAGATTGTGA
- a CDS encoding glycoside hydrolase family 30 protein: MTKSQFLLAACVATFFGCQKPIEPTQEYWLTDPKSGILFQKVQQDHISEDSIPEIRIDSETTYQAMDGFGFTLSQGSAKHLLSMSDSARTSILQELFGSGEQDIRVNYLRLAVAASDLNEFPFSYNDLADSLATDPELENFSLSYDTLDVIPVLKQILSINPELKIMASPWSPPKWMKDNKDTRGGSLLPEFEAVYANYLVRYIQEMAKNGIAIDALTIQNEPLHPGNNPSLLMLPEQQARFIGQHLGPAFQAAGILTKIIVYDHNADRPDYPIQVLSDSIANPYINGSAFHLYGGQIEALTEVHQAFPDKNIYFTEQWVGAPGSLEGDIPWHVKNLVIGAPRNWAKTVLEWNLSSNPELTPHTDRGGCDRCLGAITIEKNIVVRNPAYYVIAHASKFVDAGSTRVDSNELPGLANVAYIRPDGKKVLIALNHSESPIQFAIQDKETRITATLNPGATGTWVW, from the coding sequence ATGACAAAATCACAATTCCTACTAGCGGCTTGTGTAGCGACCTTTTTCGGCTGTCAAAAGCCAATTGAGCCCACACAAGAATATTGGCTTACTGATCCCAAATCAGGGATTTTATTCCAAAAAGTCCAACAAGATCATATTTCCGAAGATTCAATCCCAGAAATTCGAATTGATTCGGAAACCACCTATCAAGCCATGGATGGATTCGGATTTACACTCAGTCAAGGATCTGCTAAGCACCTTCTATCGATGAGTGATTCGGCTCGAACTTCGATCCTTCAGGAATTATTTGGCTCAGGGGAACAGGATATTCGTGTCAATTACCTGAGGTTAGCCGTAGCTGCCTCCGACTTAAATGAGTTCCCATTTTCTTACAACGACTTGGCTGATTCACTCGCCACTGATCCTGAATTGGAAAATTTCAGTTTGAGTTACGACACCCTAGATGTCATTCCAGTATTGAAACAGATTTTAAGTATCAATCCCGAGCTCAAAATCATGGCTTCTCCATGGTCTCCTCCGAAATGGATGAAAGATAATAAGGATACGAGAGGAGGTTCGCTTTTACCTGAATTTGAAGCAGTTTATGCGAACTATTTGGTGAGATACATTCAGGAAATGGCTAAAAATGGAATAGCTATCGATGCGTTGACTATTCAAAATGAACCATTGCATCCGGGCAATAATCCTTCTTTGCTCATGCTTCCTGAACAACAGGCTAGATTTATCGGGCAGCATTTAGGTCCTGCTTTTCAAGCGGCAGGAATCCTAACCAAAATTATCGTCTACGATCACAATGCTGACCGACCTGATTATCCCATTCAGGTCCTTTCAGATTCAATCGCCAATCCATACATCAACGGTTCGGCCTTTCATCTCTATGGAGGACAAATCGAGGCCCTAACGGAAGTTCACCAAGCATTCCCGGACAAAAACATTTATTTCACCGAACAGTGGGTAGGTGCTCCGGGCAGTTTGGAAGGAGATATACCTTGGCATGTCAAAAATCTAGTGATTGGTGCACCAAGGAATTGGGCAAAAACTGTATTGGAGTGGAATTTAAGTTCTAATCCTGAACTAACTCCACATACCGACCGAGGAGGATGTGACCGATGTTTGGGAGCAATTACCATCGAAAAGAATATCGTCGTGAGAAATCCAGCCTATTATGTCATCGCTCATGCCAGCAAGTTTGTGGATGCAGGATCTACCAGAGTAGATTCCAATGAACTACCTGGTTTGGCAAATGTGGCCTATATCCGTCCTGACGGCAAAAAAGTATTGATCGCCTTAAATCATTCTGAATCTCCCATTCAGTTTGCCATTCAAGACAAGGAAACTAGAATTACAGCAACGCTAAATCCTGGAGCAACTGGCACTTGGGTATGGTAG
- a CDS encoding S41 family peptidase, with protein sequence MNKLLTLILASGMGISAFGQGTQLLRQPTLSQTEIVFVYANDLWKVSKAGGQAIRLTSNEGEETLPHFSPDGKFIAFTGEYDGNVDVYLIPASGGEPQRLTWHPGADLVTGWSPDGNYITFTSGREGHNTQESKFFQISKNGGMPSPMAIPRAVNGEISPDGKHIAYQQISFWDPEWRNHRGGQAKPIWIVDLKDYSLQMTPQPDNERHTDPVWLGNKVFYISERDYLANLWSYDPATGKDKQETFLKDFDIKSIDSNGEEIILEQGGYLHLYNPSTGTLSKLSIEVQGDFHWARERWVDVRGNDLSNPQLSPTGQRAIFEYRGEILSFPKENGAGRNLSNSSKSAERAPVWSPDGKQIAYFSDKSGEYELIIADQDGSVQKTISLPDPSFFFKPEWSPNGTHIAFTDTDYNIWVVNVTSGQGKIVETDRFAHPNRSMNPVWSPDGKWIAYSRLMDNQFKSIFVLNVEANQKIQISNQLADAISPVWDESGKYLYFLASTDFGLNTGWLDMSSYDRPITRSLYLAILNTNDASPLLPLSDEENLPKEEKKTEGAGSVKIDAEGIQNRIIAIDIPSRNYSGLAAGPEGMIFYMEEIPNEGTALKKYDLKKRKSEDFMSRVNQVVISKDRKSMLYQSNGTWGITETSGSNKKAGDGAIKAISSMKVKVNPREEWQQIYREGWRYQRDFLYVDNVHGAPWNEIYTWYKPWVDHVRHRSDMNYIIDILGGEVAVGHSYTRGGDFPDVKTVSIGLLGADYEVVNGHYRIKKIYNGESWNPTLKAPLAQPGAQAKVGEYIVGVNGKAISANSNLYTYFEGLANQPTKIHLNTKPGLEGARVIQVVPVASENQLRMMDWVEGNRRKVDELSKGQLAYVYIPNTGQPGYTYFNRYYFAQQDKKGAIIDERNNGGGSAADYMVDIMARELHGYFNSRANDHKPFTTPMSGIWGPKVMLINERAGSGGDLLPYLFHKMKIGPLIGTKTWGGLVGTWDTPPFVDGGRMVAPRGGFFDINGEWAVEGVGISPDIAVEQTPKDVIEGRDPQLERAVKEALDRMATEGVQLKPEPAPPIRYFRPKAN encoded by the coding sequence ATGAACAAACTCCTCACGCTGATTTTGGCTTCGGGGATGGGTATTTCAGCCTTTGGTCAAGGCACCCAACTCCTCCGCCAACCTACCCTAAGCCAGACTGAAATCGTCTTTGTGTATGCCAATGACCTTTGGAAAGTTTCCAAAGCAGGAGGCCAAGCGATTCGGCTCACCTCCAATGAAGGTGAAGAAACGTTACCACATTTTTCTCCTGACGGAAAGTTTATCGCATTTACCGGAGAATACGATGGAAATGTGGATGTCTACTTGATTCCAGCTTCGGGAGGTGAACCTCAACGCCTTACTTGGCATCCAGGAGCAGATTTGGTTACTGGATGGTCACCCGATGGAAATTACATCACATTCACCTCCGGTAGAGAAGGTCATAATACGCAAGAGTCAAAATTCTTTCAAATCTCGAAAAACGGAGGGATGCCCTCACCCATGGCAATTCCACGTGCTGTCAATGGGGAAATTTCTCCTGACGGAAAACATATCGCTTACCAGCAAATTTCATTTTGGGATCCAGAGTGGAGAAACCATAGAGGTGGACAAGCCAAACCGATTTGGATAGTAGACTTGAAGGATTATTCCCTTCAAATGACTCCGCAACCCGATAATGAGCGGCATACGGATCCTGTTTGGTTGGGAAATAAAGTGTTTTACATTTCCGAACGAGATTACCTAGCTAATCTTTGGTCCTACGATCCTGCTACCGGAAAAGACAAGCAGGAAACTTTCCTGAAGGATTTTGATATCAAAAGCATAGACTCCAATGGAGAGGAAATCATCTTGGAGCAAGGTGGCTACCTTCACTTATATAACCCAAGTACGGGAACGCTCAGCAAACTTAGCATTGAGGTTCAAGGTGACTTTCATTGGGCAAGAGAGCGATGGGTGGACGTACGCGGAAATGATCTGAGCAATCCTCAACTTTCCCCAACCGGACAGCGGGCTATCTTTGAGTATCGAGGTGAAATCTTGAGCTTTCCAAAAGAAAATGGCGCGGGTAGAAATCTAAGCAACTCTTCCAAATCTGCAGAACGCGCACCAGTTTGGTCACCAGACGGAAAGCAAATCGCCTATTTCTCGGACAAAAGTGGAGAATATGAGCTGATCATTGCTGACCAAGATGGAAGTGTTCAAAAGACTATTTCGCTGCCAGACCCAAGCTTTTTCTTTAAGCCGGAATGGTCACCCAATGGCACCCACATTGCCTTTACTGACACGGATTACAACATTTGGGTGGTAAATGTGACTTCCGGCCAAGGTAAAATTGTAGAAACGGACCGATTTGCACATCCCAACCGAAGTATGAATCCGGTATGGTCTCCGGATGGAAAGTGGATAGCTTACTCCAGACTCATGGACAATCAGTTTAAATCCATTTTTGTCCTTAACGTAGAGGCCAATCAAAAAATCCAAATCAGCAATCAACTCGCCGATGCTATTTCTCCAGTTTGGGATGAAAGTGGCAAGTACCTGTATTTCTTGGCGAGTACAGACTTTGGTTTGAACACCGGTTGGCTAGATATGAGTAGCTACGACCGACCGATTACACGAAGTCTCTATTTAGCAATATTGAATACTAACGATGCCTCCCCCCTTCTTCCACTTAGTGACGAAGAAAATCTTCCAAAAGAGGAGAAAAAAACAGAGGGGGCAGGATCAGTAAAAATTGATGCAGAGGGGATTCAAAATAGAATTATCGCAATTGATATCCCTTCAAGAAACTATTCCGGTCTGGCAGCCGGTCCGGAGGGGATGATTTTTTACATGGAAGAAATCCCAAATGAAGGTACTGCACTCAAAAAATATGATCTGAAGAAACGGAAATCTGAGGACTTTATGTCAAGAGTAAATCAGGTTGTGATTTCGAAAGATCGAAAATCCATGTTGTACCAAAGCAATGGTACCTGGGGAATCACCGAAACCAGCGGATCTAATAAAAAAGCGGGAGATGGGGCGATAAAAGCTATTTCATCCATGAAAGTCAAAGTCAATCCTCGGGAGGAATGGCAGCAGATTTATCGTGAAGGCTGGAGATATCAGCGAGATTTTCTGTACGTAGACAATGTCCATGGAGCACCTTGGAACGAAATCTATACTTGGTATAAGCCTTGGGTAGACCATGTAAGACATCGAAGCGACATGAATTACATCATCGATATTCTAGGAGGCGAAGTGGCCGTGGGACATAGTTATACGCGAGGAGGTGATTTTCCTGACGTCAAAACCGTATCCATCGGTTTACTTGGCGCTGATTACGAGGTAGTAAATGGACACTATAGAATTAAAAAAATATACAATGGGGAGAGTTGGAATCCGACGCTAAAAGCTCCTTTAGCTCAGCCTGGTGCTCAAGCTAAAGTTGGAGAATATATCGTTGGCGTAAATGGAAAAGCGATTTCAGCCAATTCTAACTTGTACACGTATTTCGAAGGTTTAGCTAATCAGCCGACCAAAATCCATCTTAATACTAAGCCAGGACTTGAAGGTGCTCGAGTAATTCAAGTAGTCCCAGTTGCTAGCGAAAATCAACTCCGAATGATGGATTGGGTAGAAGGAAACCGAAGAAAGGTTGATGAACTTTCCAAGGGGCAACTTGCCTATGTTTACATTCCAAATACCGGTCAACCTGGATATACGTATTTCAATCGCTACTATTTTGCGCAGCAAGATAAAAAGGGAGCCATCATTGATGAGCGAAACAACGGAGGAGGCTCTGCCGCCGACTACATGGTAGATATTATGGCGAGAGAACTTCATGGTTATTTTAACTCTAGAGCCAATGATCACAAGCCATTTACCACCCCGATGTCTGGGATTTGGGGACCAAAAGTCATGCTTATTAATGAGCGAGCCGGATCCGGAGGAGACCTTCTCCCCTATCTTTTCCATAAAATGAAGATTGGACCACTTATCGGCACCAAAACTTGGGGAGGACTCGTGGGAACTTGGGATACTCCTCCTTTTGTGGACGGTGGACGAATGGTAGCTCCAAGAGGCGGATTCTTTGATATCAATGGAGAATGGGCAGTAGAAGGCGTAGGGATCTCCCCTGATATTGCGGTGGAACAAACACCGAAAGATGTTATCGAAGGCCGAGACCCACAATTGGAACGTGCAGTCAAAGAAGCACTGGACCGAATGGCCACCGAAGGAGTACAACTTAAACCTGAACCAGCTCCTCCAATTCGATATTTCCGACCTAAAGCAAATTAA
- a CDS encoding GNAT family N-acetyltransferase, with amino-acid sequence MNPAISLSDQLSLIRIKPEDQPQLFDLMNEVYRASYRYIWHDEGDWYVDLIYRPETVLKELSRSRSHYFFVEWKDEKLGILKYDFPFSPREVEIPNSMKLHRLYLHPNAHGTGIGKLLIDHCILIAKENQLESIWLEAMECQAQAMRFYQKLGFQKVLTYTLGFEQMIPDYRQIQIMKLSLS; translated from the coding sequence ATGAATCCTGCCATTTCTCTCTCCGATCAACTTAGCCTAATCCGAATAAAACCAGAAGATCAGCCTCAACTTTTTGATCTGATGAATGAAGTCTACCGAGCGAGTTATCGCTATATCTGGCATGATGAAGGGGATTGGTATGTGGATCTGATTTATCGACCTGAAACTGTACTCAAAGAGCTTTCGCGAAGTCGCTCTCATTACTTTTTTGTGGAGTGGAAAGATGAAAAACTCGGAATTTTGAAGTATGATTTCCCATTTTCTCCAAGGGAAGTAGAAATCCCAAATTCCATGAAACTTCACAGGCTTTACCTCCATCCTAATGCCCACGGAACTGGTATCGGAAAACTACTCATAGATCATTGCATCTTAATAGCTAAGGAAAACCAGCTCGAATCCATTTGGCTTGAAGCCATGGAGTGTCAAGCACAAGCGATGCGTTTTTACCAAAAACTTGGATTCCAAAAAGTACTGACCTATACCTTAGGTTTCGAACAGATGATCCCGGATTACCGGCAAATCCAAATTATGAAATTGTCCCTGTCCTAA